The Deltaproteobacteria bacterium genome contains the following window.
TGCTCGACGGCCTCGGTGGCCTCGGCCAGGGCCCTGGCATCGTCGGTGCCCACCGCCTCGAGCTTCTTCTCGGCCTCGACCAGGGCCTGGCGCGCCCGGCCGATGTCTATCTCGTCGGCCCTCTCGGCGTCGTCCACCAGGAGCGTGGTCTTGCCGGCCGTCACCTCGGCGTAACCGGCGCCGACGGCCAGAAACGTCTTGCCGCCGCCCCTGGAATAGACGACCTCCCCGGGCCTGAGAATGGTAAGAAGGTTCGTGTGGCCCGGAAGGACCCCGAACTCGCCGGCCGCCCCCGGCGCGGTGAGCTCCTCCACCTCCTCGGACAGGACCAGCCTGTAGGGCGTCACTATCTCAAGCAAAAAAGTCTCGGCCATCTTCTCCTCGCCACTCCTTCCTGGT
Protein-coding sequences here:
- a CDS encoding F0F1 ATP synthase subunit epsilon — protein: MAETFLLEIVTPYRLVLSEEVEELTAPGAAGEFGVLPGHTNLLTILRPGEVVYSRGGGKTFLAVGAGYAEVTAGKTTLLVDDAERADEIDIGRARQALVEAEKKLEAVGTDDARALAEATEAVEHWRARVSVAEKRGA